A genome region from Solanum pennellii chromosome 12, SPENNV200 includes the following:
- the LOC107006093 gene encoding uncharacterized protein LOC107006093, protein MEFQMGKNVLLRVSPMKRVMRFGKRIKFSPRYIYPFEILERVGPVAYRLVLPPNLFGGHSVFYVSMLKRYHEDSDYIIKWNSIVLNKYLQYEEKPLVVLDCDVRKFRTKEIKSMKVQWKHLLVEEATWETEKDM, encoded by the coding sequence ATGGAATTCCAGATGGGCAAGAATGTTCTTCTCagggtatcacccatgaagagggtgatgagatttggtaagaggATTAAGTTTAGTCCTCGCTATATTTATccctttgagattcttgaacgTGTAGGGCCGGTGGCATATAGATTAGTGCTACCTCCAAATTTGTTCGGTGGACATTCCGTATTttatgtgtctatgttgaagagATATCACGAGGATAGTGACTATATCATTAAGTGGAACTCAATAGTTCTAAACAAGTACCTCCAATATGAGGAGAAACCGCttgttgttcttgattgtgatgTTCGGAAGTTCAGGACCAAAGAGATTAAGTCCATGaaagttcaatggaagcatCTTCTAgttgaggaagctacttgggagaCCGAGAAGGATATGTGA
- the LOC107005229 gene encoding integrin-linked protein kinase 1-like isoform X2, with amino-acid sequence MEKLKKGISRQFSTELFRKSGKFSFKRQSSLDPRRNNLRFSFGRQSSLDPLRRSPSIENAERTVPENLDSTMQLLFMACKGDVKGVQDLLDEGIDVNSIDLDGRTALHIAACEGHVEVAKLLLSRKANMNARDRWGSTAAADAKHYGNAEVYEMLKARGAKVPKVGKTPMAVANPREVPEYELNPLELQIRKSDGISKGSYQVAKWNGTKVSVKILDKDSYKDPESINAFKHELTLLEKVRHPNVVQFVGAVTQNIPMMIVSEYQPRGDLGSYLQKKGRISPSKALKYALDVARGMNYLHECKPDPIIHCNLNPKNILLDDGDHLKVAGFGLIKLSKISPDKAKLVQPEGFYRSSPYVAPEIYKDEIFGRNADIYSFGILLYEMLEGTPPFNTKSPEETARLMCLEGQRPVFKSKSKYPPELRELIEECWDPEAFVRPTFSEVIVRMNKIFANSFKQGWLKDTFKLPWL; translated from the exons ATGGAGAAGTTAAAGAAAGGAATATCGAGGCAATTCTCAACAGAGTTGTTTAGGAAGAGTGGAAAATTCAGTTTCAAGAGGCAGAGTTCATTGGATCCAAGGAGGAACAATTTGAGGTTTAGTTTTGGGAGGCAATCATCGCTTGATCCGCTTCGAAGGAGCCCTTCGATTGAAAATGCTGAGAGAACTGTGCCAGAGAATCTTGATTCGACGATGCAGCTGTTATTCATGGCGTGTAAAGGGGATGTGAAGGGAGTTCAGGACTTGTTGGATGAAGGTATTGATGTGAATAGCATTGATTTGGATGGAAGGACTGCTCTTCATATTGCTGCCTGTGAAGGTCATGTGGAAGTTGCCAAGCTATTGTTGAGTAGGAAGGCTAATATGAATGCTCGTGATCGGTGGGGTAGTACG GCAGCAGCTGATGCCAAACATTATGGTAATGCTGAAGTTTACGAAATGTTGAAGGCCCGTGGAGCCAAAGTCCCG AAAGTCGGAAAGACGCCAATGGCTGTAGCAAATCCACGAGAAGTTCCAGAATATGAACTAAACCCTCTGGAGCTTCAAATCCGCAAAAGTGATGGAATCTCAAAG GGTTCATATCAAGTTGCCAAATGGAATGGAACGAAAGTTTCGGTAAAAATACTTGACAAGGATAGCTATAAAGATCCTGAAAGCAT AAATGCTTTCAAACATGAATTAACTTTGCTAGAAAAAGTGCGGCATCCAAATGTAGTTCAGTTTGTTGGAGCAGTTACACAAAATATACCGATGATGATAGTGTCAGAGTATCAGCCAAGG GGTGATCTAGGTAGCTATCTTCAGAAAAAGGGACGTATATCTCCTTCTAAGGCGCTTAAATATGCTCTTGATGTTGCTAG GGGTATGAACTACCTTCACGAGTGCAAACCAGACCCAATTATACATTGCAATCTAAATCCAAA AAATATTTTGCTTGACGATGGAGATCACCTGAAAGTTGCTGGATTTGGTCTTAttaaattgtcaaaaatttcaCCTGACAAAGCAAAGTTGGTGCAGCCGGAGGGTTTTTACCGTTCAA GTCCCTATGTAGCACCTGAGATTTATAAAGATGAAATATTTGGCCGGAATGCGGACATATATTCATTTGGCATTTTACTCTATGAG ATGCTGGAGGGAACACCACCTTTTAATACCAAGTCTCCTGAAGAGACTGCCAGGTTGATGTGCTTAGAAGGCCAGAGACCAGTATTCAAATCGAAATCCAAATATCCTCCAGAGCTTAGAGA GTTGATTGAAGAATGTTGGGATCCAGAAGCTTTTGTCCGGCCAACATTTTCTGAGGTCATTGTGcggatgaataaaatatttgctAACTCCTTCAAACAAGGATGGTTGAAAGATACTTTTAAACTTCCTTG GTTGTAA
- the LOC107005229 gene encoding integrin-linked protein kinase 1-like isoform X3 yields MEKLKKGISRQFSTELFRKSGKFSFKRQSSLDPRRNNLRFSFGRQSSLDPLRRSPSIENAERTVPENLDSTMQLLFMACKGDVKGVQDLLDEGIDVNSIDLDGRTALHIAACEGHVEVAKLLLSRKANMNARDRWGSTAAADAKHYGNAEVYEMLKARGAKVPKVGKTPMAVANPREVPEYELNPLELQIRKSDGISKGSYQVAKWNGTKVSVKILDKDSYKDPESINAFKHELTLLEKVRHPNVVQFVGAVTQNIPMMIVSEYQPRGDLGSYLQKKGRISPSKALKYALDVARGMNYLHECKPDPIIHCNLNPKNILLDDGDHLKVAGFGLIKLSKISPDKAKLVQPEGFYRSSPYVAPEIYKDEIFGRNADIYSFGILLYEMLEGTPPFNTKSPEETARLMCLEGQRPVFKSKSKYPPELRELIEECWDPEAFVRPTFSEVIVRMNKIFANSFKQGWLKDTFKLPW; encoded by the exons ATGGAGAAGTTAAAGAAAGGAATATCGAGGCAATTCTCAACAGAGTTGTTTAGGAAGAGTGGAAAATTCAGTTTCAAGAGGCAGAGTTCATTGGATCCAAGGAGGAACAATTTGAGGTTTAGTTTTGGGAGGCAATCATCGCTTGATCCGCTTCGAAGGAGCCCTTCGATTGAAAATGCTGAGAGAACTGTGCCAGAGAATCTTGATTCGACGATGCAGCTGTTATTCATGGCGTGTAAAGGGGATGTGAAGGGAGTTCAGGACTTGTTGGATGAAGGTATTGATGTGAATAGCATTGATTTGGATGGAAGGACTGCTCTTCATATTGCTGCCTGTGAAGGTCATGTGGAAGTTGCCAAGCTATTGTTGAGTAGGAAGGCTAATATGAATGCTCGTGATCGGTGGGGTAGTACG GCAGCAGCTGATGCCAAACATTATGGTAATGCTGAAGTTTACGAAATGTTGAAGGCCCGTGGAGCCAAAGTCCCG AAAGTCGGAAAGACGCCAATGGCTGTAGCAAATCCACGAGAAGTTCCAGAATATGAACTAAACCCTCTGGAGCTTCAAATCCGCAAAAGTGATGGAATCTCAAAG GGTTCATATCAAGTTGCCAAATGGAATGGAACGAAAGTTTCGGTAAAAATACTTGACAAGGATAGCTATAAAGATCCTGAAAGCAT AAATGCTTTCAAACATGAATTAACTTTGCTAGAAAAAGTGCGGCATCCAAATGTAGTTCAGTTTGTTGGAGCAGTTACACAAAATATACCGATGATGATAGTGTCAGAGTATCAGCCAAGG GGTGATCTAGGTAGCTATCTTCAGAAAAAGGGACGTATATCTCCTTCTAAGGCGCTTAAATATGCTCTTGATGTTGCTAG GGGTATGAACTACCTTCACGAGTGCAAACCAGACCCAATTATACATTGCAATCTAAATCCAAA AAATATTTTGCTTGACGATGGAGATCACCTGAAAGTTGCTGGATTTGGTCTTAttaaattgtcaaaaatttcaCCTGACAAAGCAAAGTTGGTGCAGCCGGAGGGTTTTTACCGTTCAA GTCCCTATGTAGCACCTGAGATTTATAAAGATGAAATATTTGGCCGGAATGCGGACATATATTCATTTGGCATTTTACTCTATGAG ATGCTGGAGGGAACACCACCTTTTAATACCAAGTCTCCTGAAGAGACTGCCAGGTTGATGTGCTTAGAAGGCCAGAGACCAGTATTCAAATCGAAATCCAAATATCCTCCAGAGCTTAGAGA GTTGATTGAAGAATGTTGGGATCCAGAAGCTTTTGTCCGGCCAACATTTTCTGAGGTCATTGTGcggatgaataaaatatttgctAACTCCTTCAAACAAGGATGGTTGAAAGATACTTTTAAACTTCCTTGGTAA
- the LOC107005229 gene encoding integrin-linked protein kinase 1-like isoform X1, whose translation MEKLKKGISRQFSTELFRKSGKFSFKRQSSLDPRRNNLRFSFGRQSSLDPLRRSPSIENAERTVPENLDSTMQLLFMACKGDVKGVQDLLDEGIDVNSIDLDGRTALHIAACEGHVEVAKLLLSRKANMNARDRWGSTAAADAKHYGNAEVYEMLKARGAKVPKVGKTPMAVANPREVPEYELNPLELQIRKSDGISKGSYQVAKWNGTKVSVKILDKDSYKDPESINAFKHELTLLEKVRHPNVVQFVGAVTQNIPMMIVSEYQPRGDLGSYLQKKGRISPSKALKYALDVARGMNYLHECKPDPIIHCNLNPKNILLDDGDHLKVAGFGLIKLSKISPDKAKLVQPEGFYRSSPYVAPEIYKDEIFGRNADIYSFGILLYEMLEGTPPFNTKSPEETARLMCLEGQRPVFKSKSKYPPELREQPVRIRHYQGPGKGWPQGCDETSYLNASISGCLRLEPMIYRPHRDFFVD comes from the exons ATGGAGAAGTTAAAGAAAGGAATATCGAGGCAATTCTCAACAGAGTTGTTTAGGAAGAGTGGAAAATTCAGTTTCAAGAGGCAGAGTTCATTGGATCCAAGGAGGAACAATTTGAGGTTTAGTTTTGGGAGGCAATCATCGCTTGATCCGCTTCGAAGGAGCCCTTCGATTGAAAATGCTGAGAGAACTGTGCCAGAGAATCTTGATTCGACGATGCAGCTGTTATTCATGGCGTGTAAAGGGGATGTGAAGGGAGTTCAGGACTTGTTGGATGAAGGTATTGATGTGAATAGCATTGATTTGGATGGAAGGACTGCTCTTCATATTGCTGCCTGTGAAGGTCATGTGGAAGTTGCCAAGCTATTGTTGAGTAGGAAGGCTAATATGAATGCTCGTGATCGGTGGGGTAGTACG GCAGCAGCTGATGCCAAACATTATGGTAATGCTGAAGTTTACGAAATGTTGAAGGCCCGTGGAGCCAAAGTCCCG AAAGTCGGAAAGACGCCAATGGCTGTAGCAAATCCACGAGAAGTTCCAGAATATGAACTAAACCCTCTGGAGCTTCAAATCCGCAAAAGTGATGGAATCTCAAAG GGTTCATATCAAGTTGCCAAATGGAATGGAACGAAAGTTTCGGTAAAAATACTTGACAAGGATAGCTATAAAGATCCTGAAAGCAT AAATGCTTTCAAACATGAATTAACTTTGCTAGAAAAAGTGCGGCATCCAAATGTAGTTCAGTTTGTTGGAGCAGTTACACAAAATATACCGATGATGATAGTGTCAGAGTATCAGCCAAGG GGTGATCTAGGTAGCTATCTTCAGAAAAAGGGACGTATATCTCCTTCTAAGGCGCTTAAATATGCTCTTGATGTTGCTAG GGGTATGAACTACCTTCACGAGTGCAAACCAGACCCAATTATACATTGCAATCTAAATCCAAA AAATATTTTGCTTGACGATGGAGATCACCTGAAAGTTGCTGGATTTGGTCTTAttaaattgtcaaaaatttcaCCTGACAAAGCAAAGTTGGTGCAGCCGGAGGGTTTTTACCGTTCAA GTCCCTATGTAGCACCTGAGATTTATAAAGATGAAATATTTGGCCGGAATGCGGACATATATTCATTTGGCATTTTACTCTATGAG ATGCTGGAGGGAACACCACCTTTTAATACCAAGTCTCCTGAAGAGACTGCCAGGTTGATGTGCTTAGAAGGCCAGAGACCAGTATTCAAATCGAAATCCAAATATCCTCCAGAGCTTAGAGA GCAGCCTGTAAGAATCCGGCATTACCAGGGTCCAGGGAAGGGCTGGCCCCAAGGTTGTGATGAGACGAGCTACCTAAATGCAAGCATTAGTGGCTGCTTACGGCTCGAGCCCATGATCTACAGGCCACACCGAGACTTTTTT GTTGATTGA